The Roseibium sp. Sym1 nucleotide sequence AAGGGAGCGGAGAACTGCCCAGGAAAGACTGCAGCGACGGCGATTCTATGGCCCTGTTCCTGAAACGGCGCGGTGTCACGACTGGAGGAAAAGATCAGCGGCAGAACGCGGCTTAAAGTCAGGCCACCCACAGGCAATAGCAACACTGCACTTACATTGCCGCGCAGACGAGACTTGAGCTGAGCGCTACTGCCGGATGCACTCTGACATTTCCAAACAGTCGGCTGAATCGGCGGAACAGCAGCGCTCCGAGGTAATGTCCTACACGACGACAAACCTTCTAATCAACACCTGATTGATTTGTACACCCGGATCTCAAGGGGCGTCTGCCCCCCTATTCACCAGGGTTGTCCACCACCATATTCTTGTGCCTTTGCAGCCGTCGGAACCCCATGGACAGGTGGGCCCTGCGGATCAGGGCTGCGGCCCGCACATCGTCCGTGGCAACGGCATTGGTGATTTCGTCGACTTCGTCGCAGAACATTTCGACCTCCTTCACGAGGTCCCGGTCCGGAATAAGCGTCAACCAGATCCGGCAGGTCTGGTAGAACAGTTTTTCCGCGACATCGTGCAATGGCCTGTTTTCACTCAGGAGCTGGAAAATGTGAAAGAAGTCGATATTCAGCCGGGCAAAGCCCTGGCGGCTGGGGGACTGCCGCAGGCCGTCGGCGCGAAGACGGATCTTGCCGAAGGCCTGCAGCAAGACACCGTCAACTACGGCCGGTGACAGTTTGCCGGTCAACTCGTTGAGTTCCATGCGCAACTGGTAGACCTGGTCGAGTTCGTCCAGGTCGACATCGGTCACCAGCGTACCGACCCCCTGTTGAGATTGCAGGAGACCGTCGGCTTCCAGGATCTGCAGCGCCTTGCGCAAGGGGGATCGGCTGATGCCGAATTCCGCCGCCAGCGCCTCTTCACTCAGTTGCGTGCCGGGCGGATAGACCAGCACGCAGATGCGGTCACGCAGAACGGAATAGAGTATCTGGAAACGTTCCTGG carries:
- a CDS encoding GntR family transcriptional regulator, with translation MTDLPDIDTDDVAGQLEQAANAQERFQILYSVLRDRICVLVYPPGTQLSEEALAAEFGISRSPLRKALQILEADGLLQSQQGVGTLVTDVDLDELDQVYQLRMELNELTGKLSPAVVDGVLLQAFGKIRLRADGLRQSPSRQGFARLNIDFFHIFQLLSENRPLHDVAEKLFYQTCRIWLTLIPDRDLVKEVEMFCDEVDEITNAVATDDVRAAALIRRAHLSMGFRRLQRHKNMVVDNPGE